The Methanocalculus natronophilus genomic interval AAGGGGTGGAATTAGGCGGATCGCTTAAAAATATTTTTGCGCTTGCTTCAGGTATTATTAGAGGACAAGGTTTAGGCGATAATGCATTGGCCGCTTTTATGACACGTTCTTTAGTCGAAATGGGTAAAATTTATCGCTATTTAGGGGCAAATACTGAAACATTATATGGGTTAAGTGGTGTTGGAGATTTAATTGTAACGTGTACCTCTCCTCATTCAAGAAACTTTCAAGCAGGATATAAAATTGGAAGCGGAAAAGACTTAGAAGAAACCCTTAATTCTATGACTATGGTCGTAGAGGGAATCCGTACGACTGAAGCGGCTTACTACTTAGCTAAAGATGCAAATATAGAAACACCTATTATCAATGCAATTTACGATGTTGTTTACAATAAAAACGAACCAAAAGAAGTGCTAAGTGATTTGTTAGCACGCGAACTCAAAGCAGAAACCGACTAATTTATAGTCGGTTTTTGCTTTTTTCGGCTTTATTTAGCGTATTTTCTTGCAAATCGCAAAACAGGTTGGTATAATATGGCTAAGTTAAAAATTTTAAAGGAGGGAATTCATACAGTATGAATAAAACAGAATTGGTAGCAAAGATTGCTGAAACATCAGGATTGACAAAAAAAGATGCCGAAGCTTCATTGAACGCAACATTAAATGCAGTTCAAGATGCACTTGTTAGCGGCGATAAAGTAGTATTAACAGGATTTGGAACATTTGAGGTTAGAGAACGTAAACC includes:
- a CDS encoding NAD(P)H-dependent glycerol-3-phosphate dehydrogenase, with translation ITAVTSASENEENAKFVQKLFHNKTYFRVYSSDDLKGVELGGSLKNIFALASGIIRGQGLGDNALAAFMTRSLVEMGKIYRYLGANTETLYGLSGVGDLIVTCTSPHSRNFQAGYKIGSGKDLEETLNSMTMVVEGIRTTEAAYYLAKDANIETPIINAIYDVVYNKNEPKEVLSDLLARELKAETD
- a CDS encoding HU family DNA-binding protein, with the protein product MNKTELVAKIAETSGLTKKDAEASLNATLNAVQDALVSGDKVVLTGFGTFEVRERKP